The genomic interval CGAACTGGTGCCTTGATCGAACCGTCGTTTTGCCCGCGACGCAGGCGAAGCGTCGAGAAAAAACTTACAGTCCGCGTCCGGGAATACGACGGTGGTCATATCTCTTCCTTCGCACACAACGCCGGTTTCGCGGGCAACGGCGCGAATTTTTTCGTTGACGATGTGACGAACGCCGACGATAGCCGACAACGGAGCGACGATTGATTCGACGGAATCGCTGCGTAAATAGCTCTCGACGTCCTCCGGTCCGATGAAGAGCCTGCCATTTTTGTAGGCGAGCGGGACGGATTTCGCGAAAGATATTATCGCGTCTTCATCTGAAAGATCTGGAGATGCTCCGCCCGAACCGTCCAGGGCACCGCCCAGGCTGCGCAGAAGGGCCAGGGTGACGCCGCGGTAAAAACTTCCGGTGTTCATAAAGGTTAAACCGGTTCTTTCAGCGATAATCTTGGCTATGGTGCTCTTTCCGGATCCTGCCGGGCCGTCGATAGCGATAATCATATATAGTCACCTGTTGATGCGGGATTTGCTCTATTTGCGAGGTTTTGCACCTCCGCATCGGTCAGATTCCTGAAGGCTCCCGGCGGCATATCTCCCAAGAGCACCGATCCGATGCGAATTCTGATCAGTTTTTTTACCCGGACGTCGAAGTGTTCGAGAACCCGGCGGATTTCCCTGTTTTTCCCTTCTACAAGAACGATTCTCAATCGTCTCGATGAAATGCGCTCAGCTTCCTTGCATTTATAAAACACCGAATCGATCCGGATGCCCCCGATAAAAGACGATACCAGATCGTCGCGATACGGAAGACTTGTCTCGACAATATACTCTTTCTCGATTTCAGCCGACGGATGCCCGACGATCGATGCGAATTCTCCGTCATTGGTAAAAATCAAGGCACCCGAAGAAAACATATCCAGCCTGCCGATATTATACAGTCGCTCCGAATAGGCTTCTTTCAGCAAATCGGCGGCTACAGGACGGCCCTTCTCGTCCGAAAGAGAACAAACATGTCCGGAAGGTTTATGAAGAAGCACATACCGCTTCGTTTCTTCGAGCCTAAGCGGATTGCCGTCGAGACATATCCGATCGTCCAGGCGGACTTTTACGCCCATCTCGGACACTACGGCTCCGTTCACGCTTACCCGTCCGTCGAGAATCAATCTTTCAGCTCCGCGTCGCGAGGCTGCACCGGCGTGAGCGAGAAAAACCTGGAGGCGCATTTCTTTATCGGGCGAGTTCAAATCTGTCACTTTCTGTTTCATCCAATTTTGGCAAGTCCGCGATGCTGCTGAGGCGGAATACTTTTAAAAATTCCTTGGTCGTTCCGAATTGAACGGGCTTTCCCGGAATGTCCTTTTTGCCTACTTCCTTGATCAAATTACGCTCGGCGAGCAGCCGGATCATGTTGTCGGCCGAAACTCCCCGTATAGCTTCGATTTCAGAGCGGGTGATCGGCTGCGAATACGCGATAATTGAAAGAGTCTCCATCGCGGCCCGCGACAGCTTGTTATCGTTTTTTTTGCCGTATTTATCTTTTAAGCAATCCCACAACTCTTTCTTGGGGCTTATCGTCCATCCCCCGAGATCTGAACCATTTCAATTCCATGGGCTTCGTCGGCGTATCGTTCCTTCAACAGTTCAAGCGTCTGGTTGACTACATCCAGGGAAAGACCGGAAACCCTCACGATCGCCGCTTCATCGAGCGGTTCATTCTCCAAATACAAGATGGCTTCGACCAGGGCGGTTTCTTTTTCCATTTTATACTCCATACTCTATGTCACCCCTCGACCGTCAATTCCATCTCGTCGATGGAAATCTTCTCCCAGGGCCGTATTTTTATATCGCCGAACATGCGGTTCTGCCACACGCTCGCCATTCTGAACTTGACTGCCTCGAGAATCGCCATAAACGCGCACACTACATCCATCAGATTGCCCTTCCGGACGATCAAATCCGTAAACAGACATTCTCCGCGAGTTTCCAATAATTCGTTCATCAGAGTGATCTTTTCGTTCACGGATACTTCTTCGTATAAATCTAGTATTCTCTCCGAATTATAACTGGATACGAGATTTGAAAAGGTTTTTAAAAGATCCCAGGTATCCACGCGCTCCCACAATTCTTCTTCGCCGAAAGGAAGCGGACGCTGAATTTTCTTTCTTTCAAAAACCCACTCGGCTTCGCTTTCTTTTTGCTCCATCAATTCCGAGAGCTTTTTGTATTTCTGGTATTCGATAAGCTTGTCGACCAGTTCCTGCCGGGGGTCGTCGATTTCTTCGTCGTCGAGAACGATCTCGACAGGAAGGAGCATTCTGCTCTTTATATACAGTAGAGTTGCGGCTAACGCATAAAATTCCGTCAAACTTGAAAGATCGGATCCCACAGCATAATCGAGGTATTCCAGATATTGCTCGGTGATATGGCCTATCGGAATATCATAGATATTCACCTCGTTCTTTTTAATCAAAAAAAGCAGGAGATCCAGAGGTCCTTCAAAATCGTTAATACGGAACGTATTTCCCTGTTCCGCGTTTGCAGTCTGATTATCAGCTTCCATAGAGCGTTCCTGCCTTTAGAACCCCTTGATCGGGTAATGCTGCGCAAATATCCTGAAACAACCGTCCCGTAAGAGGATCTGATAGTTGTGGAAGAATTTCAAGCAGGGGAATCAGCACGAATTGTCGATTCTTCATTCTCGGATGAGGCACCTGCAGCCGAGGCGTATCTATTACCGAATTTCCGAACAATTCGACGTCGATATCAAGCGTCCGGGGTCCGTATCGAATTTCACTGGAACGATCGCGTAAATTCACGTTTTCAATGTCCAATACGGCATCCAGCAGATGTTCGGCCGTTCCGGAATACATTCCGGCGATTACCATATTGTAAAAATCGTCCTGTTGAAGATACTCCATCGGTTTTGTCTTATATATTGAAGACATTTTCATCTGATGAATCTCCTTTTCCAGAGATTCGACGGCATGACGAAAATACGATACGGATTCTCCGCAGTTCGACCCGAGACCTAATACGACTTGAGTCATTGATTAAAACAAACCGCCGTCTGCCGCAGGCGCCTCGACCTTGGGCTTTTTCGCGGCGGATTCGGTCTTTTTCAAAGAATCGGGGGCGGGAGCCTCTATTTTCTTAATAATTTGACCGGGAAAAAGCTTCGCCCGCAGCTTTGTTTCGAGAGTTGCTCGAAGTTCCTCATTACCCTGCAAAAAAGTGATGGCATTTTCGCGGCCCTGTCCGATTTTCTCATCGCCCATTGAATACCAGGCGCCCTTCTTGTCGATCATTTCGTGCTTGACGGCGGCATCTAGAAGGCTGGAAACCGCAGAGATTCCCTTGCCGAATATAATGTCCAGCTCAACCTTGCGGAAGGGAGGAGACACCTTATTCTTCACGACCTTCACTCGGACGCGGTTTCCGACGGCGTCTTCTTCGCCCTTGTCGATCGTTTCAATTTTTCTAACCTCGAGTCTTAAGGACGCGTAAAATTTCAAAGCGTTTCCGCCTGTCGTTGTTTCCGGGTTGCCGAACATGACGCCGATTTTCATACGTATTTGATTTATGAAAATGATGATGCACTTCGATTTTCCCAGAATGCCGGTGAGCTTCCGCAGAGCCTGGCTCATCAATCGAGCCTGTAGCCCCATATGAGAATCGCCCATATCGCCTTCGATTTCAGCCTGGGGCGTGAGCGCGGCTACCGAATCGACTACGATGATGTCGACGGCGCCGGATCTCACCAGGCTTTCAGCTATTTCAAGGGCTTGTTCGCCGGTATCCGGCTGAGACACCCATAAATCGTCGATGTTTACGCCTAAGTTTCTGGCGTATACGGGATCGAGAGCGTGTTCAGCGTCGATGAAAGCGGCAATTCCGCCCATTTTCTGGGCTTCCGCTATGGCATGAAGCGCGAGAGTTGTTTTACCGGACGATTCGGGGCCGTATATTTCTATTACTCTGCCCTTCGGATAGCCGCCGATTCCAAGCGCTTCGTCAAGGAGTATGCTTCCGGACGGGATCGCTTCTATTCCCGGCGTATTAGCACCGGTGCCCAATTTCATCAGGGAGCCCTGTCCAAACTGCTTTTCAATTTGGAGCCTCGCTACTTCAAGGGCTTTTAATTTCTCCCCCAAATCAGCGTTAGCATTAAATTCGTTTGCCATCTTTGCCACCTTTTCCTCCCTGACTATGATATAGGCGCAATCCATAATCCTGCCTGTCATTGTACCAAAAAAAACGGAAAAAAAAAACACTATAACAGGATAAGTCAGTGTATTATTAAAAAATGATCGAACCATTTTTGATTTTGGCGACAAGATCGTGCGTTGGTTATGCAAAAAAAGTGGTAAACGCCATCCGGCGCAATCCCGAAAGACTGCTTTTACCGGATGGATTTGATTACACCGAAGAACTGTCGGTGCTCCAATTCGCCGACGGAGAAATGGAAGTCGTTCTGCATAATTCAGTCAGAGGGAAAACGGTTTTTTTATTCACTACCTGCGCAAGAAATGAAGCGGGTCTTTCGGTGGAAAGCTGTAAACAGGAGTTATACCACACGATAGATGTGCTGCAGCGTTCTCAGGCTAAAGAAATCATCGTTTTCGAGCCCTTCATATCCTGCAGCAGATCGGATAGAACCACCAGAAGGAATTCCGTGGGCTTATGGATTCATTACAAGACGCTTATTTCGCTGGGCGCGGACCATCTGATAACCTATCAACTCCATTCGGATAAATCGAAAACCATTTTCGACCCCTGTCTTTGCGCCGTCGACGACGTGCCGGCCATATCGCTTCTTCAACGCTACCTCTGCGAACATGTGTTCATGTCTACCGAGAAAATGAATACATTTTACCGTGATTCGCTCTTATTCTGTTCGGTAGACGCAGGAGGCGAAAAACTTGCCAAGGGTTTTGCGAGCGCGTTCGGCACGCAGTTGATGGTAGCACATAAGCAGAGAAGCCTCGAAAAGGCCAATACAGTCGAGTGCATCAACCTTCTGTCCGCTGTCCCCCTGAAGGACAAGATAATATGGATTATCGACGATATGATCGATACCGGCGGTTCGATATACGGGTTAATTCAGGAATTATCCGCTCGGGAATGCGCCGAAATCAATGTAATGATCGTGCATCCTGTGTTGTCCGAGCCGGCAGCCGCGCGCCTGCAGGAACTTAAAGACAAAGGAATGATCCATCGATTCGTCGCCTGCGACACGATCGATTGTCCGGCTACGAAACGAGAACTGTCCTTTATGGAAGTCATCGAATCGACTACCTTGAGCGCTCATATCGTGCTCACGATTTCGCTGGACAGGCAAATGGCGCCGCTTATCGACGGCTTTTCCCCTCTTGAATACCTTGAACGCAACGGACCTTTCCAGGAAAGCTAGGGAGAAACGCTCTGGTAGATTCCGCCGCCGAGAAGCGACAGACTTCCGTTTTCGATTCGAATCTTCGCCAGAAGCTCGAACGGACGCGAAGGGTCAAGAAAGACGGGCTTGTCGAAACTGACGGGAACTATTCCTTCAAGCGCGCTGCGCGTGTCGTACCCCACCAGAAAATTAAAACCGAATCGATCGTCCGGAGCAGAGACATTGGCGGCCATCCCCTTCCATCGAATCCAGCAATCCTGATACAAGTACGCATCCTGAATAACGGTCGCGTAGGAAAAATTATCCTTCAAAGTATCGAATCCCGGTTCCGAAAGATACTCCATCAGCAGGCGCGCTTTGGTGCGAACAGCAATAGAAGCGTTAGAATTGAGTATTCTATTGATTTCCACCTGCGCCTGGTTGTCACGATAAGACTGAAAATACCTCTGAGAATTCTCGAAAGCCTGAACCACTTGTTTTTCTGTAAGTATGTACCTATAGCTCCCGCCTGCTTCCACAGAATTTTTCAGATCTATGGCCTGAAGACTGATTGACGACAGATCAGCCCGAGTTTCCTGTCCGACCGACAGCGAAACTGCTTTGATGCCGAAAATCGATGCGCACAGAATGAAAACCGCCAGAGGAGCTGCAACTGCGGCTGGATGAAGGCTTGTACGGCGGGGTTTCGGATAAAAAGCGGTAATTTTTCCGGTTTCGGCCATATTCAAAAAAGTTTCCTTATCGCCTTTTTTACGAATAAATTGCAAGGCCTTTTTCGCCAAAGCGTGATCGGGATCATACTCCAATGCATCCAGATAGTACTCGACGGCCTGATCAGTCTCGCCTCGCCGGAGAAACAACGCAGCCTGCGCCGTCAATAAGTCGGGATCGCGCATTTTAATCTGACGGGCTCTTTGAAAATAAGACGAAGCGCCTCCTGCATCTCCGGTATGAAGACAGGAAAGCCCAAGATACAGATAAAACTGAAACGATTCCCTATATTGGAGTATATTGGGCTCCAGAAGGGATATGACTTGAGAGTATTTTTTTTGGTCGAACAGTTTTTTTGCTTTTTGCAGTATGGTCAGGGGCATATTTCAGCTATCACCGAGGAGCATTCAACAACAGCACATCGAGAGATTGATTTAAAGCCTGCAATTCCGCATCAGTCGTCGACGCGGGGTTTCTCTGCAATTCATCGATTCTCGTCAGAATTTCACGTATCTGTCTCAATCGTTCATTTTCCGTCAGAGGAATCGGTTCAGAGAGACCGGTTCCAACAGGCGTAGTCGAATTCGGTGCTGCGAGCGAGGTCGATCCTGCATCGATAATAACAGACGCATCCGTGCCGAGGATCATGACGTTCTCATAGGTTTTATTCGCGCGAATTTCCGAAGCCGGCCATACGAATAAAATCGCGGAATCATTTATGGAATATATGCTGTTAAAAGAACGGCCCTCCAGATAGTCGGGTTTCCAGGTAAGAGTGTTCAAACGATCCCAATTTGCGAGATACACCTCTTCCGGTCGTGACGCGGATGAATCGTCCAAGAAAATCTCGAGCGACGCGTCTTCCGAACGGGATGAGATATATGCGTCCCTGGAGAGCGCAGGATTGATTCTTGTCTCGGCGGAGATGCGTTTTTTTACCGGAGTCGAGAAATGAATTCCTGAAGCCTCGCCGAGAAGCGTATCGAAAAGGGCTTTTAACGCTATTGTTTGGGTTTTCCCCGAGGTGTTTTCAATAATCGTCTCGATCTTCAGAAAAGCCGAGTCCACGCGGCCGGGTGCAGGGATAAAGGTAAAAATCTGGATGGCCTGAAAGTCGTCTGTAGGAGTGAATACTACGCGCGCTCCGGCGTCTGTCCGTTCAGCTTCGATGCTTCTTCCGCTTTTTCTCGCTAATTTGAAGACCTTATTATCGAGCTGCACTGAAAACCATGAAGTAGCTGAAGCGTTTCGATCCTCGATCAATGCCCGATAACGGCCTTTTCCGACATCGGAAAGTTGATGAAGAGAAAAACTTCCTGAATCGGGATGCACTACAAGCTTCAAATTCCGAAAACTGACTTCAATCGGCTGAGAACTGAAAAGCGGCGTTATCAGGGCCGCGAGTAAGATCAATGCAAAAAACTTCTTCATGGCGAAACCTCGACTGGAGCATCGGAATATATGTTTTCGAGAGTGAGCGCCTTTGTGCGCAATTCTTCCAAAGCTCGCTTTCGTTCAACAGAATCGCTCTCTTCGCCGGATTTGCCTGAGTTAGGGAAAGCCGCCGGGG from Teretinema zuelzerae carries:
- a CDS encoding pseudouridine synthase; the encoded protein is MKQKVTDLNSPDKEMRLQVFLAHAGAASRRGAERLILDGRVSVNGAVVSEMGVKVRLDDRICLDGNPLRLEETKRYVLLHKPSGHVCSLSDEKGRPVAADLLKEAYSERLYNIGRLDMFSSGALIFTNDGEFASIVGHPSAEIEKEYIVETSLPYRDDLVSSFIGGIRIDSVFYKCKEAERISSRRLRIVLVEGKNREIRRVLEHFDVRVKKLIRIRIGSVLLGDMPPGAFRNLTDAEVQNLANRANPASTGDYI
- a CDS encoding segregation and condensation protein A, which translates into the protein MEADNQTANAEQGNTFRINDFEGPLDLLLFLIKKNEVNIYDIPIGHITEQYLEYLDYAVGSDLSSLTEFYALAATLLYIKSRMLLPVEIVLDDEEIDDPRQELVDKLIEYQKYKKLSELMEQKESEAEWVFERKKIQRPLPFGEEELWERVDTWDLLKTFSNLVSSYNSERILDLYEEVSVNEKITLMNELLETRGECLFTDLIVRKGNLMDVVCAFMAILEAVKFRMASVWQNRMFGDIKIRPWEKISIDEMELTVEG
- the folK gene encoding 2-amino-4-hydroxy-6-hydroxymethyldihydropteridine diphosphokinase, with product MTQVVLGLGSNCGESVSYFRHAVESLEKEIHQMKMSSIYKTKPMEYLQQDDFYNMVIAGMYSGTAEHLLDAVLDIENVNLRDRSSEIRYGPRTLDIDVELFGNSVIDTPRLQVPHPRMKNRQFVLIPLLEILPQLSDPLTGRLFQDICAALPDQGVLKAGTLYGS
- the recA gene encoding recombinase RecA, translated to MAKMANEFNANADLGEKLKALEVARLQIEKQFGQGSLMKLGTGANTPGIEAIPSGSILLDEALGIGGYPKGRVIEIYGPESSGKTTLALHAIAEAQKMGGIAAFIDAEHALDPVYARNLGVNIDDLWVSQPDTGEQALEIAESLVRSGAVDIIVVDSVAALTPQAEIEGDMGDSHMGLQARLMSQALRKLTGILGKSKCIIIFINQIRMKIGVMFGNPETTTGGNALKFYASLRLEVRKIETIDKGEEDAVGNRVRVKVVKNKVSPPFRKVELDIIFGKGISAVSSLLDAAVKHEMIDKKGAWYSMGDEKIGQGRENAITFLQGNEELRATLETKLRAKLFPGQIIKKIEAPAPDSLKKTESAAKKPKVEAPAADGGLF
- the prs gene encoding ribose-phosphate diphosphokinase, producing MIEPFLILATRSCVGYAKKVVNAIRRNPERLLLPDGFDYTEELSVLQFADGEMEVVLHNSVRGKTVFLFTTCARNEAGLSVESCKQELYHTIDVLQRSQAKEIIVFEPFISCSRSDRTTRRNSVGLWIHYKTLISLGADHLITYQLHSDKSKTIFDPCLCAVDDVPAISLLQRYLCEHVFMSTEKMNTFYRDSLLFCSVDAGGEKLAKGFASAFGTQLMVAHKQRSLEKANTVECINLLSAVPLKDKIIWIIDDMIDTGGSIYGLIQELSARECAEINVMIVHPVLSEPAAARLQELKDKGMIHRFVACDTIDCPATKRELSFMEVIESTTLSAHIVLTISLDRQMAPLIDGFSPLEYLERNGPFQES
- a CDS encoding tetratricopeptide repeat protein produces the protein MPLTILQKAKKLFDQKKYSQVISLLEPNILQYRESFQFYLYLGLSCLHTGDAGGASSYFQRARQIKMRDPDLLTAQAALFLRRGETDQAVEYYLDALEYDPDHALAKKALQFIRKKGDKETFLNMAETGKITAFYPKPRRTSLHPAAVAAPLAVFILCASIFGIKAVSLSVGQETRADLSSISLQAIDLKNSVEAGGSYRYILTEKQVVQAFENSQRYFQSYRDNQAQVEINRILNSNASIAVRTKARLLMEYLSEPGFDTLKDNFSYATVIQDAYLYQDCWIRWKGMAANVSAPDDRFGFNFLVGYDTRSALEGIVPVSFDKPVFLDPSRPFELLAKIRIENGSLSLLGGGIYQSVSP